Proteins encoded by one window of Electrophorus electricus isolate fEleEle1 chromosome 17, fEleEle1.pri, whole genome shotgun sequence:
- the LOC113590514 gene encoding protocadherin alpha-4-like, whose translation MAWVNEVICFWIVILYLFSFCATAVISRQIVYSVSEEVSPGTIVGNLAKELNLKLDELESRMLRIVSGSSKKHFDVNMKTGVLFVEEAIDREELCPNSYECTQTLEAIVNNPLNVYSVDVKILDINDNTPTFPGKSQNIRISELTFPGAKFPLLSAEDEDVGNNSVATYKLSSNAFFNLEVNAEAETGPSPELVLQKALDREKQPEIHLVLTALDGGKPLRSGTTIIIVTVLDANDNAPVFSKPVYKAQVLENVAIGTVILKLNATDPDEGVNGEITYTFKQGQKGISDKFAINSSTGEIAVAGILDYEEAKAYEIRVEARDRGQSPLASHCKVLVEVLDINDNAPDIKVSSLLDIVSESAKKGTVIAFIAVQDKDEGKNGKVHCSLTKNSPFVLESTQGKYYSLVLGAALDRETNELYNVSVIATDEGMPPLSSTAVVTVHISDVNDNAPLFAESFINVYVKENSPAGALLTVVTAQDNDVGDNAQITFSLSENSNVPMSAAVSINSVTGEIYSMQSFNYEEIQHWHFQVQATDSGVPPTQN comes from the exons ATGGCTTGGGTGAATGAGGTGATATGTTTCTGGATTGTGATTCTGTACTTGTTCTCCTTTTGTGCAACGGCTGTAATTTCCCGTCAGATCGTTTACTCTGTATCTGAAGAGGTGAGCCCGGGAACAATTGTCGGAAATCTTGCCAAAGAATTGAATTTAAAATTGGATGAGCTTGAATCTCGCATGCTAAGGATTGTTTCAGGATCATCGAAGAAACATTTTGATGTGAACATGAAAACCGGTGTTCTTTTTGTAGAAGAAGCGATAGACAGAGAGGAGCTGTGTCCAAACAGCTACGAATGCACTCAGACCTTAGAAGCCATAGTCAACAACCCTTTGAACGTATACAGCGTAGATGTAAAGATACTGGATATCAACGATAATACACCTACGTTTCCAGGAAAATCACAAAATATCAGGATATCTGAACTCACGTTTCCAGGGGCAAAGTTTCCTCTGCTTAGCGCGGAAGATGAAGATGTAGGAAACAATTCCGTAGCCACTTACAAGCTGTCATCCAACGCATTTTTTAACTTGGAGGTAAATGCCGAGGCTGAGACTGGGCCTTCTCCTGAGCTCGTGTTGCAAAAGGCTttagacagagaaaaacagccCGAAATTCATCTTGTCCTTACTGCTCTTGACGGTGGGAAACCTCTACGCTCAGGTACAACAATTATTATTGTCACCGTTTTAGATGCGAATGATAATGCGCCTGTGTTTTCCAAGCCAGTATACAAAGCACAGGTCCTGGAAAACGTAGCTATCGGTACAGTTATATTAAAGCTCAATGCAACTGATCCTGATGAGGGCGTTAACGGTGAGATTACTTACACGTTTAAACAAGGTCAAAAAGGGATTTCGGACAAATTCGCCATTAACAGCAGCACTGGAGAAATTGCCGTTGCGGGGATTTTGGATTACGAGGAGGCTAAAGCGTACGAAATCCGTGTGGAGGCCCGGGATAGAGGGCAAAGTCCACTGGCGTCGCACTGTAAAGTTCTAGTGGAGGTGCTTGACATTAATGACAATGCACCAGACATTAAAGTTTCCTCGCTTTTGGACATCGTAAGCGAGAGCGCGAAGAAAGGCACGGTAATTGCGTTTATCGCGGTTCAGGACAAAGATGAGGGTAAGAACGGAAAGGTGCATTGTTCTTTAACAAAGAACTCCCCCTTTGTGCTGGAGTCCACCCAAGGCAAATATTATTCACTTGTGTTAGGAGCGGCGCTCGACAGAGAAACGAATGAGTTGTACAATGTCTCAGTAATTGCCACAGATGAAGGTATGCCGCCTCTGTCCAGCACCGCCGTCGTAACTGTTCATATTTCTGACGTGAATGATAACGCACCTCTTTTCGCAGAgtcttttattaatgtttatgtaAAGGAAAACAGCCCGGCAGGTGCATTATTGACGGTTGTCACAGCACAAGACAACGACGTTGGTGACAATGCGCAAATAACTTTCTCGTTATCGGAAAATTCGAATGTACCCATGTCCGCTGCTGTCAGCATCAACTCTGTCACAGGTGAAATTTACAGCATGCAGTCTTTCAACTATGAAGAAATTCAACACTGGCACTTTCAGGTTCAGGCCACAGACTCCGGTGTTCCACCT ACGCAGAACTGA